A part of Bacillus rossius redtenbacheri isolate Brsri chromosome 1, Brsri_v3, whole genome shotgun sequence genomic DNA contains:
- the LOC134527947 gene encoding lysine-specific demethylase 8 produces MAAPGVNELGDIIRELKKNIPCSLSSILSQDVNPEFIFLIHEAEDDLEKCRNPSLVLSRAQALLDAVWEQLNTGHWSKVSATERQVYTAAGLIKIQALLQMQLHEASGPVKDVYERALETADRSLLLGAPLPVMDGQSMHRCAQILTSVVSTPGTAAEGVGACRRAPWTSVDQIPGVSGESLPVLDRPSIERFRTEHFSTRLPVKLTGCMSHWPALSRWGDMAYLRRVAGPRTVPVELGAHYADPDWSQQLMTVSRFIDQHVTGAGRPLGYLAQHPLFDQVPELRTDIHEPEYCCLSNNLQDTDAAAEETDINAWFGPAGTVSPLHHDPKHNLLAQVVGEKRVLLYSPADSPRLYPHETTLLGNTAQVDPEQPDYSMCPEYRHASALECRLRAGEMLYIPPLWWHHVRALTTSFSVSFWWQ; encoded by the exons ATGGCTGCGCCC GGTGTAAATGAATTAGGAGACATAATACGAGAACTGAAGAAAAATATACCATGTTCTTTGTCAAGTATTTTGTCACAAGATGTAAAcccagaatttatttttttgatccATGAAGCAGAAGATGATTTAGAGAAGTGCAG AAACCCGTCGCTGGTTCTGAGCAGGGCTCAGGCCCTGCTGGATGCTGTGTGGGAGCAGCTCAACACAGGCCACTGGAGCAAAGTGTCTGCGACAGAGAGACAGGTGTACACCGCTGCTGGACTGATCAAG ATACAAGCTCTGCTGCAGATGCAGTTGCACGAAGCGAGCGGTCCTGTCAAGGACGTGTACGAGAGAGCGCTGGAGACTGCAGACCGGAGCCTCCTGCTAGGGGCCCCGCTGCCTGTCATGGATGGCCAGAGCATGCACAGGTGCGCCCAGATCCTCACCTCCGTGGTCTCCACGCCTGGCACTGCCGCCGAGGGCGTTGGCGCCTGTCGACGGGCTCCGTGGACGTCGGTGGACCAGATACCTGGCGTTAGCGGAGAGAGCCTGCCTGTCTTGGATCGACCTTCCATCGAGAGGTTCAGAACGGAGCATTTCAGCACTCGGTTGCCGGTTAAACTTACAG GTTGCATGTCGCACTGGCCGGCGCTGAGCCGCTGGGGTGACATGGCCTACCTGAGGAGGGTGGCCGGGCCGCGCACGGTCCCCGTGGAGCTGGGGGCTCACTATGCCGACCCGGACTGGTCCCAGCAGCTGATGACTGTGTCCCGTTTCATAGACCAGCACGTCACCGGCGCCGGGCGGCCGCTGGGCTACTTGGCCCAGCATCCCCTCTTCGATCAG GTACCAGAGCTGAGGACAGACATACACGAGCCTGAGTACTGTTGCCTCAGCAACAACTTGCAGGACACGGATGCTGCAGCCGAGGAGACAGACATCAACGCTTGGTTTGGACCTGCCGGGACCGTGTCGCCTCTTCACCACGACCCCAAACACAACCTGTTGGCCCAG GTGGTGGGAGAGAAGCGGGTCCTGCTGTACAGCCCCGCGGACTCCCCGCGCCTCTACCCGCACGAGACAACCCTGCTGGGCAACACGGCCCAGGTGGACCCCGAGCAGCCCGACTACAGCATGTGCCCCGAGTACCGCCACGCCTCGGCCTTGGAGTGCCGCCTGCGTGCCGGGGAGATGCTGTACATCCCCCCGCTCTGGTGGCACCACGTCAGGGCCCTGACGACCAGCTTCTCCGTCAGCTTCTGGTGGCAGTAG